A single window of Sphingobacterium sp. ML3W DNA harbors:
- a CDS encoding heavy metal translocating P-type ATPase encodes MDKEITTIELTVTGMHCTNCAIAIHQYLEKNEAQNIYVDFASDEVKFSGIAEENLKEITKGIENLGFQVITDQAPKERFYKTIEAKFWFSLIFTLPLFAHMFVHHPLLHDPYVQLGCCIPVFLLGFFHFGKSAFFSLKNGMPNMDVLIFIGATAAFTYSLIGTLHNLGSDYMFYETSATIITLVLLGNLLEKKSIKKTTSAIGDLIKIQNVTTTKITDDQEEIIHTKDVKQGDVLLIKSGDLIPVDGDILTGDGFIDEAMVTGESLPVFKKKYDAVIGGTTLTEGHIKMTATKVGRKTVLSQIISLIKEAQSKKPPIQKLGDKVASYFVPIVVVIALFTFFITYFIAEVSLQQSLMNAIAVLVVSCPCAMGLATPTAVMVGLGRAARMGILIKGGDTIEEMSDLKYMVFDKTGTLTTGDFNIKAIQTFGIDQKQVESIIAQLESYSNHPIAKSIRQHMTEVKAYRIIFQHVKEVKSEGIYATDTNNNKYKLTNARLGKVDYSNRYDLVLSINDVVVAGLVIEDQIKPYAKELIQTIKSKNIIPVILSGDRKSKCDLVAQRLGIAKVYADRNPEEKLNIINTLKKSGITAMVGDGINDAPALTTAHVGISLGDASHIAIQSAKIILLNSDLKSVENLLLIGKHTLQTIKENLFWAFAYNIIAIPLAATGYLGPMLAAFSMAFSDIIVIGNSLRLRLKKLR; translated from the coding sequence ATGGATAAAGAAATAACAACAATAGAACTTACCGTAACAGGGATGCATTGCACAAATTGCGCAATCGCTATCCACCAATATTTAGAAAAAAATGAGGCACAAAATATATATGTCGATTTTGCCTCTGATGAAGTCAAGTTCTCTGGTATAGCAGAAGAAAATCTAAAAGAAATAACAAAAGGAATAGAAAATTTAGGTTTTCAAGTGATAACGGATCAGGCTCCGAAAGAACGTTTCTATAAAACAATAGAAGCTAAATTTTGGTTTAGTCTGATTTTCACACTTCCATTATTTGCACACATGTTCGTCCATCACCCTTTATTGCACGACCCTTATGTGCAACTAGGCTGCTGTATTCCCGTGTTTTTACTCGGATTTTTTCACTTTGGTAAAAGTGCTTTCTTTTCTCTTAAGAACGGCATGCCTAATATGGATGTACTGATATTTATTGGTGCAACAGCCGCCTTTACCTATAGCTTAATTGGAACACTCCATAATCTTGGCTCTGATTACATGTTTTATGAGACTTCCGCTACTATTATCACATTAGTTCTATTAGGGAATCTCCTTGAAAAAAAATCCATCAAAAAGACAACATCTGCAATTGGAGACCTCATCAAGATTCAAAATGTGACTACTACAAAAATTACCGATGATCAAGAGGAAATTATACATACCAAAGATGTTAAACAAGGTGATGTATTACTTATCAAGTCAGGAGATCTTATTCCTGTGGACGGTGACATCTTAACAGGCGATGGTTTCATCGATGAAGCCATGGTCACTGGAGAAAGTCTACCTGTATTCAAAAAAAAATACGATGCTGTCATCGGCGGAACAACCTTAACAGAGGGACATATCAAAATGACCGCCACAAAAGTTGGTCGAAAAACGGTATTGTCCCAAATCATATCGCTCATTAAAGAGGCGCAGTCAAAAAAACCTCCTATTCAAAAATTAGGTGACAAGGTAGCATCCTATTTTGTTCCTATAGTCGTCGTCATTGCACTATTCACCTTTTTCATAACCTATTTTATTGCAGAGGTATCATTGCAACAATCTTTAATGAATGCAATTGCCGTTCTTGTTGTATCCTGTCCGTGCGCTATGGGATTAGCCACTCCTACTGCTGTCATGGTGGGGTTAGGAAGGGCCGCTCGAATGGGGATACTTATCAAAGGGGGTGACACCATTGAAGAAATGTCAGACCTCAAATACATGGTATTCGATAAAACGGGCACATTAACAACTGGCGATTTTAATATTAAGGCGATTCAAACTTTCGGTATTGACCAAAAACAAGTTGAATCTATCATTGCGCAATTAGAGAGCTATTCTAACCACCCCATTGCAAAGTCAATAAGACAGCATATGACAGAGGTAAAAGCGTATCGAATAATCTTTCAACATGTCAAAGAGGTTAAAAGCGAAGGCATCTATGCAACAGATACGAACAACAATAAATACAAATTGACTAATGCACGATTGGGGAAAGTAGATTACTCTAACCGCTATGATCTGGTGCTCTCCATTAATGATGTTGTTGTTGCAGGATTGGTAATAGAAGACCAGATAAAACCTTATGCAAAAGAATTGATCCAGACAATCAAATCTAAAAATATCATACCTGTAATACTAAGTGGTGACCGTAAAAGCAAATGTGATTTAGTTGCTCAAAGACTTGGAATAGCCAAAGTTTATGCCGACCGCAACCCGGAAGAGAAACTGAACATCATCAATACCCTAAAGAAATCCGGTATTACAGCTATGGTGGGAGATGGAATCAATGATGCCCCAGCTCTTACAACAGCTCATGTAGGCATCTCTTTAGGAGATGCAAGTCATATTGCGATTCAATCTGCAAAAATCATCTTATTAAACTCTGATCTTAAATCGGTTGAAAATCTACTCCTTATTGGAAAACATACCCTGCAAACGATCAAAGAAAACCTATTCTGGGCTTTTGCTTACAACATAATAGCCATACCACTTGCGGCGACCGGATACTTAGGTCCCATGTTAGCTGCGTTTTCGATGGCTTTCTCGGATATAATTGTGATTGGTAATTCTCTCCGTCTACGTTTAAAAAAACTAAGATAA
- a CDS encoding mechanosensitive ion channel family protein, translated as MVKNKLSLSFVFRCALWIALSYSFVGLASFYEKNRILLHFAYAFNTFLTANLLISIGRFLIVSLYNRKHANHDVRGNFVLGISRVSRVLNAGMIVVTVMIALGIDPKEFITSMTIVAMAIAVIFREYITNMISGLLVMFSDQFSIGDHIKISNYQGKIIDITLANIVVRDEDDDVVLIPNNLIFTSTMVNKSSQKSNKLIVKLELPLEKPLQIQAAENHLRPLLMVNKNIIWNDDLFHIKVAEIGKDFVKYKIELTIISSSNKLHHQIQNEILNEILLFRSKES; from the coding sequence ATGGTTAAAAATAAATTGTCCCTATCATTTGTTTTTCGTTGTGCGCTGTGGATCGCCTTGAGCTACTCTTTCGTGGGTTTAGCGTCATTTTATGAGAAAAATCGTATTTTATTACATTTTGCCTATGCGTTCAATACATTCTTGACAGCAAATCTGTTGATTTCTATTGGACGATTTTTAATTGTTTCCTTGTATAATCGAAAACACGCCAATCATGATGTTAGAGGAAATTTTGTTTTGGGCATCTCTCGGGTTTCAAGAGTATTGAATGCCGGGATGATTGTGGTTACGGTGATGATTGCACTGGGTATTGATCCAAAAGAATTTATAACCAGTATGACCATTGTGGCGATGGCAATAGCGGTAATATTCAGGGAATATATTACCAATATGATAAGTGGACTTCTCGTGATGTTCTCAGATCAGTTTTCGATAGGAGACCACATTAAAATCAGTAATTACCAAGGTAAAATCATTGATATCACGTTGGCTAATATTGTGGTAAGGGATGAAGATGACGATGTGGTGCTGATTCCAAACAATTTGATATTCACCTCAACGATGGTGAATAAATCTTCTCAAAAATCAAATAAGCTGATTGTTAAGTTAGAGCTTCCATTGGAAAAGCCATTGCAAATCCAGGCTGCTGAAAACCATTTAAGACCACTGTTGATGGTTAATAAGAATATCATTTGGAATGATGATTTGTTTCATATTAAGGTTGCAGAAATAGGAAAGGACTTTGTGAAATATAAAATTGAACTTACGATCATATCCAGTAGTAATAAATTACACCATCAGATTCAGAATGAAATATTAAATGAAATTCTATTGTTTCGTTCTAAGGAAAGTTAG